One part of the Bacillota bacterium genome encodes these proteins:
- a CDS encoding helix-turn-helix transcriptional regulator has protein sequence MDIASRLRLLREKRGMSIYRLAREAKVSQSFLSAIEAGQKVPTVTTLQKICEALGISLVEFFTDEPTQVPNHLRPLLDEGRRLKPAQVKKLTEFLASLKDNE, from the coding sequence ATTGATATTGCGTCTCGTTTAAGGCTCCTGAGAGAAAAGAGAGGGATGAGTATCTATCGCCTTGCCCGCGAGGCCAAAGTGAGCCAGTCTTTCCTGAGTGCGATTGAGGCCGGCCAGAAAGTGCCAACGGTTACGACCTTACAGAAGATATGTGAAGCCTTGGGGATAAGTTTGGTAGAGTTCTTCACTGATGAACCAACACAGGTGCCCAACCACCTCCGTCCCCTTCTGGATGAAGGCCGGCGTCTCAAACCGGCGCAGGTAAAGAAGTTGACGGAATTCCTGGCAAGCCTGAAAGACAACGAATGA